One genomic segment of Candidatus Binatus sp. includes these proteins:
- the pcnB gene encoding polynucleotide adenylyltransferase PcnB, with protein sequence MEPRILARAEHPISRRDIDANVLKVLYRLTGAGHLAFLVGGSVRDLMLSRRPKDFDVATSAHPQQVRDLFRNSRLIGRRFRLVHVFFGRQNVEVATFRRQSEEVADSDDPLIRLDNTFGTPEEDAFRRDFTVNALFYDAQSFQVIDFPGGVNDLEARLIRTIGDPELRMREDPVRMMRAVRFAAKLGFEIEPATRAAIERHRADLRKASVPRLVEETYRTLGQPEAAHAVVLMEELGLLESVLPILSEHLKAGEGTLAEQATIRNVYALGKTIAAGTIPERSTVLSALMLDVFRAQFQRERSRRIDLLAELRARGFARGDTEQMRLILEAFENLAAPTRRTRRLMRRPYFPDARLFFEMTAPTYSIDISRTIRLLADPETFNTIQAPSNAQATGDRRRRRRRRRGPRRGAANQALPVAPNDSVNSEVGAATHHGSNANQDASGHAEPNAAVVPAKAID encoded by the coding sequence TTGGAACCTCGCATACTCGCACGCGCAGAACATCCCATCTCACGCCGAGATATCGACGCCAACGTCCTGAAGGTGCTCTATCGCCTGACCGGCGCGGGCCATCTCGCGTTTCTGGTCGGTGGCAGCGTGCGCGATCTGATGCTCTCGCGGCGGCCCAAGGATTTCGACGTCGCCACCTCGGCGCATCCGCAGCAGGTGCGCGACCTGTTCCGCAACTCGCGCCTGATCGGCCGGCGCTTCCGACTGGTGCACGTTTTCTTCGGACGGCAGAACGTCGAGGTCGCGACCTTCCGCCGCCAGAGCGAGGAAGTCGCCGATAGCGACGACCCGCTGATCCGCCTCGACAACACTTTCGGCACGCCAGAGGAGGACGCCTTTCGCCGCGATTTCACGGTGAACGCGCTCTTCTACGACGCGCAATCCTTCCAGGTGATCGATTTTCCGGGCGGCGTGAACGATCTCGAAGCGCGCCTTATCCGCACCATCGGCGATCCCGAACTCCGGATGCGCGAGGACCCGGTCCGCATGATGCGCGCGGTCCGCTTCGCAGCGAAACTCGGCTTCGAGATCGAGCCGGCGACGCGCGCTGCAATCGAGCGCCATCGCGCCGATTTGCGCAAAGCCTCGGTTCCGCGCCTGGTCGAAGAGACTTACCGTACTCTAGGCCAACCCGAAGCTGCGCACGCGGTCGTACTGATGGAGGAACTCGGACTGCTCGAGTCGGTGCTCCCAATCTTGTCGGAGCATCTGAAGGCGGGCGAGGGTACGCTGGCCGAGCAGGCCACAATTCGCAATGTCTATGCGCTCGGCAAAACTATCGCCGCCGGTACGATCCCCGAGCGCTCGACGGTGCTGTCTGCCCTGATGCTCGACGTCTTCCGCGCTCAGTTCCAGCGCGAGCGATCGCGCCGAATCGATCTGCTCGCCGAACTCCGCGCTCGAGGATTCGCGCGCGGCGACACCGAGCAGATGCGTCTGATCCTCGAGGCGTTCGAAAACCTCGCGGCGCCCACCCGCCGTACGCGGCGCCTGATGCGTCGGCCGTACTTTCCCGACGCGCGCCTGTTCTTCGAGATGACTGCGCCAACTTACAGTATCGATATCAGCCGCACGATCCGCCTGCTGGCTGACCCCGAGACCTTCAACACGATTCAGGCGCCCTCGAATGCTCAAGCTACGGGCGATCGCCGCCGGCGACGCCGTCGTCGTCGCGGCCCTCGACGCGGCGCGGCGAACCAAGCTCTGCCCGTCGCGCCGAATGATTCAGTTAATAGCGAGGTCGGCGCCGCGACGCACCATGGTAGCAACGCCAATCAGGATGCCTCCGGCCACGCCGAACCGAACGCGGCGGTTGTCCCCGCGAAGGCCATCGACTAA
- a CDS encoding branched-chain amino acid transaminase: MAANNLRSDKIWMDGAMVPYDQATVHVLTHSLHYGLGVFEGMRCYKTDNGHSAIFRAREHIRRLIESGHIVEMKVPYSQEELLKACADIVRVNKFAECYLRPLVFFGEGEMGLSARGNKIRVSIAAWPWGAYLGQDSAEKGVRLKTSSFVRFHHNSMMPAAKVTGHYVNSILAGYEARRGGYDEALLLNTEGFVAEGSGENVFVIRDGIVVTPPLTSVLAGITRDAVIRILRDLSIEVREQSFARDAFYIADEAFMTGTAAEVTPVVELDDRKIGSGRPGPLTAKVMSVFQDALRGRDPRYREWLYQV, translated from the coding sequence TTGGCGGCCAACAATTTACGCTCCGACAAAATCTGGATGGACGGCGCGATGGTGCCCTACGATCAGGCCACCGTGCACGTCCTCACCCACAGCCTGCACTATGGCCTCGGCGTATTCGAAGGGATGCGCTGTTACAAGACCGATAACGGCCACTCGGCTATCTTCCGCGCCCGCGAGCATATCCGCCGCCTGATCGAATCGGGCCATATCGTCGAGATGAAAGTACCCTACAGCCAGGAGGAATTGCTCAAAGCCTGCGCCGATATCGTGCGCGTGAACAAATTCGCCGAGTGCTACTTGCGGCCGCTGGTGTTCTTCGGCGAAGGCGAGATGGGACTGTCGGCGCGCGGCAACAAGATTCGCGTCTCGATCGCCGCGTGGCCGTGGGGCGCGTATCTCGGCCAGGACAGCGCCGAGAAGGGCGTGCGGCTCAAGACTTCGTCGTTCGTGAGATTTCATCACAACTCGATGATGCCGGCGGCCAAGGTCACCGGCCATTACGTCAATTCGATCCTCGCCGGTTACGAAGCACGCCGCGGCGGTTACGATGAAGCGCTGTTGCTCAATACTGAAGGCTTTGTCGCGGAAGGCAGCGGCGAGAACGTGTTTGTGATTCGCGACGGCATCGTCGTGACGCCGCCGCTGACCTCGGTGCTGGCGGGAATCACTCGCGACGCGGTCATCAGAATCCTGCGCGATTTGAGCATTGAGGTGCGCGAGCAATCCTTCGCGCGCGACGCGTTCTACATCGCCGATGAAGCATTCATGACCGGCACCGCCGCGGAGGTGACGCCGGTGGTCGAACTTGACGATCGCAAAATCGGCTCGGGGCGCCCCGGTCCGCTCACTGCCAAAGTGATGTCGGTTTTTCAGGATGCGCTCCGCGGCCGCGATCCACGTTATCGCGAATGGCTCTACCAGGTGTGA
- a CDS encoding peroxiredoxin produces MFILGVVAIVLIAGAIALRPRIARADLVKEGQFAPPFSTQMITGDQQTPVSLADFHGKKVILYFYPKDDTPGCTKEACAFRDGYARFQNAGLVVLGCSIDSADAHRQFIQKYSLPFSLLLDPDRKIATSYGAANGIPILGLDRRVTYVIDENGKVLKVYPNVDPSTHAIEILNDLGAADATPIPPEATPTPSAD; encoded by the coding sequence ATGTTCATTCTCGGCGTCGTTGCGATCGTGCTCATCGCCGGAGCGATCGCGCTGCGGCCGCGAATCGCTCGCGCCGACCTGGTCAAGGAAGGTCAGTTCGCGCCGCCATTTTCGACCCAGATGATCACCGGTGATCAACAGACGCCGGTCTCACTGGCGGATTTTCACGGCAAGAAAGTCATCCTCTATTTTTATCCTAAGGACGACACCCCCGGATGCACCAAGGAGGCGTGTGCATTTCGCGACGGTTACGCGCGCTTTCAGAACGCGGGCCTGGTGGTGCTTGGATGCAGCATCGATTCGGCCGACGCGCACCGGCAATTCATCCAGAAATACAGCCTGCCGTTTTCGCTGCTGCTCGATCCCGATCGCAAGATTGCGACGTCCTACGGCGCGGCGAACGGCATCCCGATTCTCGGCCTCGACCGGCGAGTGACTTACGTGATCGACGAGAATGGCAAGGTGCTGAAGGTCTATCCCAACGTCGATCCGTCAACTCACGCGATCGAAATTCTGAACGATCTCGGCGCCGCCGACGCGACCCCCATCCCGCCCGAAGCCACGCCGACCCCCTCCGCCGACTAG
- the selD gene encoding selenide, water dikinase SelD, which translates to MSNSKDNNPSRGELIRLTARCKAAGUAGKLGPADLSAVLSRLELPSHPDLLVGITTGDDAGVFRFSDDLAIVNTVDFFTPVVDDPFTYGQISAANALSDVYAMGGVPRTALNIVCWPQSGLPPEMLAEILRGGIEKAREAGVVVVGGHTVADDEVKFGMAITGVIDPRRIVRNVGAKVGDALILSKPLGTGILMTAFKRDKLPADSYDAAVRSMCQLNAAAATAMLRYDVHAATDVTGFGLVGHAMKMADGSGVTIVFEESDLPLLPGVLELAREGVIPGGGTRNRDYYAPNVRISDEVADEMATIAFDPQTSGGLLIALPAAQAVALLAELHDSGHRDAAIVGRVIDRAAASIELV; encoded by the coding sequence ATGTCCAACAGCAAGGACAACAATCCGTCGCGCGGCGAACTGATTCGCCTCACCGCGCGATGCAAGGCTGCGGGTTGAGCCGGTAAGCTCGGTCCGGCGGACCTGTCCGCAGTCTTGTCGCGGCTCGAATTGCCGAGCCATCCTGATTTGCTCGTCGGCATCACGACGGGCGACGACGCCGGCGTGTTCCGTTTTTCCGACGACCTCGCGATCGTGAACACCGTCGATTTCTTCACACCCGTCGTCGATGACCCCTTCACCTACGGCCAGATTTCCGCCGCCAACGCGCTCTCCGACGTCTATGCGATGGGCGGCGTGCCGCGCACCGCGCTGAATATCGTATGCTGGCCGCAATCCGGATTGCCGCCTGAGATGCTCGCTGAAATTCTGCGCGGCGGAATCGAAAAGGCGCGCGAAGCCGGCGTGGTCGTAGTCGGCGGTCACACCGTCGCCGATGACGAAGTCAAATTCGGGATGGCGATTACCGGCGTGATCGATCCGCGCCGAATCGTGCGCAACGTCGGCGCCAAAGTCGGCGATGCGCTCATCCTCAGCAAGCCGCTCGGCACCGGCATCCTGATGACCGCCTTCAAGCGCGACAAGCTGCCCGCCGATTCGTACGATGCCGCCGTCCGCTCGATGTGCCAGCTCAATGCCGCCGCCGCGACCGCGATGCTCCGCTACGATGTTCACGCCGCCACCGATGTCACCGGCTTCGGACTGGTCGGCCACGCGATGAAGATGGCCGACGGCAGCGGCGTGACGATCGTGTTCGAGGAGTCCGACTTGCCGCTGCTGCCCGGCGTGCTCGAACTCGCGCGTGAGGGCGTGATTCCCGGCGGTGGAACACGCAATCGCGACTACTACGCGCCGAACGTGCGCATCTCGGATGAAGTCGCCGACGAAATGGCGACGATCGCATTCGACCCGCAGACCTCGGGCGGGCTGCTGATCGCACTGCCGGCAGCGCAGGCCGTCGCGCTGCTCGCGGAACTGCACGATTCGGGGCATCGCGACGCCGCGATCGTCGGACGCGTCATCGATCGCGCCGCCGCCTCGATCGAACTCGTCTGA
- a CDS encoding nitroreductase family protein, producing the protein MDFFEVATSTPTVRRFLDRPIPEADLMKVLETANMAPSGSNAQPWEFVVVRDIDARKKIQSLYQEVWEPYKESAIIRGRTTLSPRAVKAIATGDEFAATLAIVPVHLLVFLDRPKMRVERGSADDLFNFGATYGSMFPAIELLMLSARALGIGSAMTTMLSSREPETKATFGVPELYQLIALIPLGYPDGGFKRPYRKPVLPRIHHGHWDRAWPAPANSNL; encoded by the coding sequence ATGGATTTTTTCGAAGTCGCAACTTCAACCCCCACCGTGCGCCGCTTTCTCGATCGCCCGATTCCGGAAGCCGACCTGATGAAGGTGCTCGAGACGGCCAACATGGCGCCGTCGGGCTCGAACGCGCAGCCGTGGGAGTTCGTCGTGGTGCGGGATATCGATGCGCGCAAGAAAATCCAAAGCCTCTACCAGGAAGTCTGGGAGCCCTACAAGGAGAGCGCGATCATCCGCGGCCGCACCACGCTTTCGCCGCGCGCCGTCAAAGCGATCGCGACCGGCGACGAATTCGCCGCGACGCTCGCGATCGTGCCGGTCCATCTGCTGGTCTTTCTCGATCGCCCCAAGATGCGCGTCGAGCGCGGCAGCGCCGACGACCTGTTCAACTTCGGCGCGACCTACGGCTCGATGTTTCCCGCAATCGAGTTGCTGATGCTATCCGCGCGCGCCCTCGGGATCGGCTCTGCGATGACCACGATGCTGAGTAGCCGCGAGCCCGAGACCAAGGCGACGTTCGGCGTGCCCGAACTGTACCAGTTGATCGCGCTAATCCCGCTCGGCTATCCCGACGGCGGCTTCAAGCGACCGTATCGAAAGCCGGTGCTGCCGCGCATCCACCACGGCCACTGGGATCGCGCATGGCCCGCCCCGGCGAATAGTAACCTCTAG